In one Halosolutus amylolyticus genomic region, the following are encoded:
- a CDS encoding carbohydrate kinase family protein, whose amino-acid sequence MLSVLTAGHVNWDVTLRVDRLPVADGESAIRSQHQSGGGSAANVAAALAGLGVEAGLIGSVGDDDNGLLARRELEDAGVSLDGVRIVEDASTAVKYLLVDDDGEVAVLGNDGVNEAVGPADLDRERIRSVDLVHLTGQRPDTAAAIARIASEARVTVSFDPGRRLGDRNYGEALAAADVVFANDREAEAVLEGEYVESDFSDRIVVVKYGGDGAAVHTPNGSYAHPGFDVDPRDTTGAGDAFAAGFIATVLGDGGQDLAGADVERALEFGNACGALTAAQEGARSAPTRSDVEAFLADRF is encoded by the coding sequence ATGCTCTCCGTGCTCACTGCGGGTCACGTCAACTGGGACGTGACGCTGCGCGTCGATCGACTCCCGGTCGCCGACGGCGAATCGGCGATCCGCTCACAGCACCAGTCCGGCGGCGGTAGCGCCGCGAACGTCGCGGCCGCCCTCGCGGGACTCGGCGTCGAGGCCGGGCTGATCGGGAGCGTCGGCGACGACGACAACGGCCTGCTGGCGCGACGCGAACTCGAGGACGCGGGCGTCTCGCTCGACGGCGTCCGGATCGTCGAGGACGCCTCGACGGCCGTCAAGTACCTGCTGGTCGACGACGACGGCGAGGTCGCCGTGCTGGGAAACGACGGCGTCAACGAGGCGGTCGGCCCCGCGGATCTCGATCGGGAGCGCATCCGATCGGTCGACCTCGTCCACCTCACCGGGCAGCGGCCGGACACCGCCGCCGCGATCGCCCGGATCGCCAGCGAGGCCAGGGTCACCGTCAGTTTCGATCCCGGCCGACGACTCGGCGACCGCAACTACGGCGAGGCGCTGGCGGCGGCCGACGTCGTCTTCGCGAACGATCGCGAGGCCGAGGCGGTGCTCGAGGGCGAGTACGTCGAGTCGGACTTCAGCGATCGGATCGTCGTCGTCAAGTACGGCGGCGACGGTGCGGCGGTGCACACGCCGAACGGCTCGTACGCCCATCCGGGGTTCGACGTCGATCCCCGGGACACGACCGGGGCGGGTGACGCGTTCGCCGCGGGATTCATCGCAACCGTACTGGGCGACGGCGGGCAGGACCTCGCCGGCGCCGACGTCGAGCGAGCGCTCGAGTTCGGGAACGCCTGCGGGGCGCTCACCGCGGCGCAGGAGGGGGCTCGCAGCGCCCCGACGCGATCGGACGTCGAGGCGTTCCTGGCCGATCGGTTTTGA
- a CDS encoding DUF63 family protein — MVLPEGFALPPWYFLVPLLVVLGGVVTLLWTVDPPVTDLTVLAFAPWMMFGSTLHVLYQIDAYPDGIAVLFTTPSVYLVTATLAGGIWLLGSFLYAAGLQRSIARFVGVTGTAFFVAFATFAVVSRWGEGVLDPFWPVIAVVVTGIVTAIAWLALSLWFTEVAAVTSITGALVVFSHTLDGVSTAIGYDVLGTAETVPLSRLLLEAGGSLPTAAYIGSGWLFVLVKVVLSLLILGLFKEYVQETPRQGRTILGLIAAVGLGPGVHNLLLFTLG; from the coding sequence ATGGTATTGCCCGAGGGATTCGCGCTCCCGCCGTGGTATTTTCTCGTGCCGCTTCTCGTCGTACTGGGGGGTGTCGTCACGCTGCTGTGGACCGTCGATCCACCGGTGACCGACCTGACGGTGCTCGCGTTCGCGCCGTGGATGATGTTCGGGTCGACGCTCCACGTCCTCTACCAGATCGATGCGTACCCGGACGGGATCGCGGTCCTGTTCACTACGCCGAGCGTCTACCTCGTGACGGCGACCCTCGCGGGCGGGATCTGGCTGCTCGGGTCGTTCCTCTACGCGGCCGGCCTCCAGCGATCGATCGCCCGGTTCGTCGGCGTCACCGGGACGGCGTTTTTCGTCGCGTTCGCGACGTTCGCCGTCGTCAGTCGGTGGGGCGAGGGGGTGCTCGATCCGTTCTGGCCGGTCATCGCGGTCGTCGTCACCGGCATCGTGACGGCGATCGCGTGGCTCGCGCTCAGCCTCTGGTTCACCGAGGTCGCCGCCGTCACGAGCATCACCGGGGCGCTCGTCGTCTTCAGCCACACCCTGGACGGCGTCTCGACCGCGATCGGCTACGACGTGCTCGGCACCGCAGAGACCGTCCCGCTGTCCCGACTGCTTCTCGAGGCCGGCGGGAGCCTCCCGACGGCCGCGTACATCGGTAGCGGCTGGCTGTTCGTCCTCGTGAAAGTGGTGCTCTCGCTCCTGATCCTCGGCCTGTTCAAGGAGTACGTCCAGGAAACGCCCCGGCAGGGACGGACGATCCTCGGACTGATCGCCGCGGTGGGGCTCGGACCGGGCGTCCACAACCTCCTGCTGTTTACGCTCGGCTAG
- the deoC gene encoding deoxyribose-phosphate aldolase yields the protein MDRSELAPLIDHTVLGPETTPGDVRRVLDEAAEYGMNACIPPYAVEEAAGYAPEVTIATVVGFPHGQQSHDVKRREGVLAWKAGADELDAVINVGRLKAGEDDVVRAQIAELVAAVPIPVKVIIETALLTDAEKRQACEAAVEADAAMVKTSTGFADGGATIADVELMSEFLPVKASGGVGSYDEAIAMLEAGAERIGASSGVEIVSGAPTRE from the coding sequence ATGGACCGGAGCGAACTCGCGCCGCTGATCGATCACACCGTGCTCGGCCCCGAGACGACCCCCGGAGACGTCCGGCGGGTGCTCGACGAGGCCGCCGAGTACGGGATGAACGCCTGTATTCCGCCCTACGCCGTCGAGGAGGCCGCGGGCTACGCACCCGAGGTGACGATCGCGACCGTCGTCGGCTTTCCCCACGGCCAGCAGAGCCACGACGTGAAGCGACGCGAGGGGGTCCTCGCCTGGAAAGCGGGGGCCGACGAACTCGACGCCGTGATCAACGTCGGCCGTCTCAAGGCCGGCGAGGACGACGTCGTCCGGGCCCAGATCGCGGAACTCGTCGCCGCCGTCCCGATCCCGGTCAAGGTCATCATCGAAACCGCTCTCCTGACCGACGCGGAGAAACGTCAGGCCTGCGAGGCCGCCGTCGAGGCCGACGCCGCGATGGTCAAGACTTCGACGGGATTCGCCGACGGGGGTGCGACGATCGCGGACGTCGAACTCATGAGCGAGTTCCTCCCCGTCAAGGCAAGCGGCGGCGTCGGCAGCTACGACGAGGCGATCGCCATGCTCGAAGCCGGGGCCGAGCGGATCGGGGCCTCGAGCGGCGTCGAGATCGTCTCCGGGGCACCGACGAGGGAGTAG
- a CDS encoding HPP family protein, translating into MLDPVRVRVRALADRLRRFERRELDAFVRWIERTGNLLHLSVLVFVPLLIAVVTWLSNVTVAVSFLLFPPLASGTYTLFADPEGRYSTPGKFVGGMTVGALCGWFALELAAVVGLNGGPISASGAALSVFFTGVATWALDLEEPTAFSTALLVLVTGNAKIAYVLGIVVSSAFVAATFALWRDRFYQQRARYLYQTTNADDHVLVPIDDSGTVARFAAELAGAHEAGKVVLFGVAGAVRADDPDPESDTGEAETTAEREADDTVQELESLADDLRAEYDVPCEVVVAEGDRRSSGLVLRTARQNNCDLIVAPYEEGDRGGLSSFIRGLFDSEIDVIAFRSSDDRRRWRRGLVAVRGAGDTARTMVDFALRLTEPGWPTSVATCIDDESRRRSAENTLADLVDAFSGRFETHVVTESVEAYLSRVAPRYDVLFVGSSTDRSAASRFVSPPTFRNLGDLDTDVAIVHRGRRR; encoded by the coding sequence ATGCTCGATCCGGTTCGAGTGCGGGTTCGCGCACTCGCCGATCGTCTCCGGCGGTTCGAGCGGCGGGAACTCGACGCGTTCGTGCGGTGGATCGAACGCACGGGGAACCTGCTTCACCTCTCGGTGCTCGTGTTCGTCCCGCTATTGATCGCCGTGGTCACCTGGCTGTCGAACGTGACGGTCGCGGTCTCGTTTCTCCTGTTCCCGCCGCTGGCCTCCGGAACGTACACGCTCTTTGCCGATCCCGAGGGCCGGTACTCCACGCCCGGGAAGTTCGTCGGCGGGATGACCGTGGGGGCACTCTGTGGCTGGTTCGCCCTCGAACTGGCGGCGGTGGTGGGCCTGAACGGCGGCCCCATCAGCGCGTCCGGTGCCGCCCTGAGCGTCTTCTTCACCGGCGTCGCGACCTGGGCGCTCGACCTGGAGGAACCCACGGCGTTTTCGACCGCACTGCTCGTCCTCGTCACCGGCAACGCGAAGATCGCGTACGTCCTCGGGATCGTCGTCTCGAGTGCGTTCGTCGCGGCCACCTTCGCGCTCTGGCGCGATCGCTTCTACCAGCAGCGGGCCCGCTATCTCTACCAGACGACCAACGCCGACGATCACGTGCTCGTCCCGATCGACGACTCGGGAACTGTCGCGCGGTTCGCGGCCGAACTCGCCGGCGCACACGAGGCCGGCAAGGTCGTCCTCTTCGGCGTCGCCGGGGCGGTCCGGGCCGACGACCCCGACCCCGAATCCGACACCGGCGAAGCGGAGACGACCGCCGAACGCGAGGCCGACGACACGGTCCAGGAACTCGAGTCGCTCGCGGACGACCTCCGGGCCGAGTACGACGTCCCCTGCGAGGTCGTCGTCGCGGAGGGCGATCGACGCTCGTCGGGGCTCGTTCTCCGGACCGCCCGACAGAACAACTGTGACCTCATCGTCGCGCCGTACGAGGAGGGCGATCGAGGCGGGCTCTCGTCGTTCATCCGCGGCCTGTTCGACAGCGAGATCGACGTCATCGCGTTCCGCTCGAGCGACGATCGCCGCCGGTGGCGACGCGGGCTGGTCGCGGTCCGGGGCGCCGGCGACACCGCTCGCACGATGGTCGACTTCGCGTTGCGACTCACCGAACCCGGCTGGCCGACCAGCGTCGCGACTTGCATCGACGACGAGTCGCGCCGGCGGAGCGCGGAGAACACCCTCGCAGACCTCGTCGATGCCTTCTCGGGTCGGTTCGAGACCCACGTCGTCACCGAGTCGGTCGAGGCGTACCTCTCGCGCGTGGCACCCCGGTACGACGTGCTCTTCGTCGGCTCGAGCACCGACCGATCGGCGGCCTCGCGGTTCGTCTCACCGCCGACGTTCCGGAACCTCGGGGATCTCGACACCGACGTCGCGATCGTTCACCGGGGTCGGCGTCGGTAG
- a CDS encoding HalOD1 output domain-containing protein: protein MTERRRSTSHGCAFGRRIRYEPSPDEPPSIAAATALARYHDEDVTAASTRLYDYVDPEALDALFADTCNGSARSTGSVEIDADDLTMTITPDRVEVRPTN, encoded by the coding sequence ATGACGGAACGAAGGAGAAGCACGTCCCACGGGTGCGCGTTCGGTCGCCGCATCCGCTACGAGCCGAGTCCAGACGAACCGCCGAGTATCGCCGCCGCGACGGCGCTGGCACGCTATCACGACGAAGACGTCACGGCCGCCAGCACGCGACTCTACGACTACGTCGATCCGGAAGCGCTCGACGCCCTCTTCGCCGACACCTGCAACGGGAGCGCCCGATCGACCGGATCCGTCGAAATCGACGCCGACGACCTGACGATGACGATCACACCCGATCGGGTGGAGGTGCGACCGACGAACTGA
- a CDS encoding NAD-binding protein encodes MDDERPGRSRLPDNWPRVLTVRAAVLLVLTVALLSVATAVVNIGIDTVYGPWAGYVPDAVQEAAGFTGALTGFLMVGSALALRRGLRVGWWASLLLLPLTAAQGLLQTSEYSVPLIVLSIVSIPVLLLTRDRFDNSLSLSTTQIAAGSALIGVQLYGTIGGYALREDFEGITNILDAFYFTLITSSTVGYGDITPDPTSTEAMLFTMSVLVLGVASFGIAIGALVGPAIQAKISKTLGKMTESELEVLEDHILVLGYGDLTEPIVDELARSDQQFVVVTNDRDATTDLTDRNLPVVTGDPSDEEPLQRAKIERASAVVVATKHDAQDALAILTARQLSTDARIVAAATDRENTRKLDRAGADTVISPAVLGGHLLVRSALGSDETDLIDRIMGTE; translated from the coding sequence ATGGACGACGAGCGGCCGGGTCGATCGCGTCTCCCGGACAACTGGCCACGAGTGCTCACGGTGCGAGCGGCGGTGTTGCTCGTCCTGACGGTCGCCCTGCTCTCGGTCGCCACTGCGGTGGTCAACATCGGGATCGATACCGTCTACGGCCCCTGGGCCGGGTACGTCCCCGACGCCGTCCAGGAGGCCGCGGGCTTTACCGGCGCGCTCACCGGGTTCCTGATGGTCGGGAGCGCGCTCGCGCTCAGGCGCGGCCTCCGCGTCGGCTGGTGGGCGTCGCTCCTGCTGTTGCCGCTGACCGCGGCGCAGGGGCTCCTCCAGACGAGCGAGTACTCCGTGCCGCTGATCGTCCTCTCGATCGTCTCGATCCCCGTCCTGTTGCTCACTCGCGATCGGTTCGACAACTCCCTGTCCCTCTCGACGACCCAGATCGCCGCCGGATCGGCCCTCATCGGGGTCCAGCTGTACGGCACCATCGGCGGCTACGCGCTCCGCGAGGACTTCGAGGGGATCACCAACATCCTCGACGCGTTCTACTTCACCCTGATCACGTCGAGTACGGTCGGCTACGGAGACATCACGCCGGACCCGACGTCGACCGAGGCGATGCTGTTCACGATGTCCGTCCTCGTCCTCGGCGTCGCCAGCTTCGGTATCGCCATCGGAGCCCTCGTCGGCCCGGCGATCCAGGCCAAAATCTCGAAAACACTCGGAAAGATGACCGAATCAGAACTCGAAGTCCTCGAGGATCACATCCTCGTCCTCGGCTACGGCGACCTGACGGAACCGATCGTCGACGAACTCGCACGCAGCGATCAGCAGTTCGTCGTCGTGACGAACGATCGCGACGCGACGACTGACCTCACCGATCGGAATCTACCGGTCGTCACCGGCGACCCGAGCGACGAGGAACCCCTCCAGCGCGCGAAGATCGAGCGGGCCTCGGCGGTCGTCGTCGCGACGAAACACGACGCACAGGATGCGCTGGCGATTCTCACTGCTCGTCAACTGTCGACCGACGCCCGGATCGTCGCCGCCGCGACCGATCGCGAGAACACCAGAAAGCTCGATCGGGCGGGTGCGGACACGGTCATCAGTCCGGCGGTGCTGGGCGGTCACCTGCTCGTCCGATCGGCGCTCGGGAGCGACGAGACGGACCTGATCGATCGGATCATGGGCACGGAGTGA
- a CDS encoding ribose 1,5-bisphosphate isomerase encodes MDEDQPAVDPVVAETAEDIATMEIRGAATIADAAADALATQADRTDAADPAAFRDELRAAAKVLYETRPTAVSLPNALRYVLRGMAGDTVSELRASTIARAEEFRTELEQAQDQLGKVGANRLRDGDVVMTHCHSTDALSCIEAALDAGKHVEAIVKETRPRKQGHITARQLREWGVPVTLIVDNAARRYLDDADHVLVGADSIAADGGVINKIGTSGLAVNARERGVPVMVAAQTIKLHPDTMTGHTVAIEMRDESEVLPDAERADVTGERSDDEGLVVENPAFDVTPPRYVDAIVTERGQFPPESIVTLMRDLFGETTGEPWEP; translated from the coding sequence ATGGACGAGGACCAGCCAGCCGTCGATCCCGTCGTCGCCGAGACGGCCGAGGACATCGCGACGATGGAGATCCGCGGCGCGGCGACGATCGCCGACGCGGCGGCCGACGCGCTCGCCACGCAGGCCGATCGGACCGACGCCGCCGATCCGGCGGCCTTCCGGGATGAGTTGCGGGCCGCCGCGAAGGTACTCTACGAGACCCGCCCGACCGCCGTCAGCCTCCCGAACGCCCTCCGGTACGTCCTCCGCGGGATGGCGGGTGACACCGTCTCCGAACTCCGGGCCTCGACGATCGCCCGTGCCGAGGAGTTCAGGACCGAACTCGAGCAGGCCCAGGACCAGCTGGGGAAGGTCGGGGCCAACCGGCTCCGGGACGGCGACGTGGTGATGACCCACTGTCACTCGACGGACGCGCTCTCGTGTATCGAGGCCGCGCTCGACGCCGGCAAACACGTCGAGGCGATCGTCAAAGAGACCCGACCGCGAAAGCAGGGCCACATCACGGCCCGCCAGCTCCGGGAGTGGGGCGTGCCGGTGACGCTGATCGTCGACAACGCGGCGCGTCGGTACCTGGACGACGCGGATCACGTCCTCGTCGGGGCCGACAGCATCGCCGCCGACGGCGGCGTCATCAACAAGATCGGGACCAGCGGCCTGGCCGTCAACGCCCGCGAACGCGGCGTCCCGGTGATGGTCGCCGCCCAGACGATCAAACTCCACCCCGACACGATGACCGGCCACACCGTCGCGATCGAGATGCGCGACGAGTCGGAGGTGCTCCCGGACGCGGAGCGCGCGGACGTCACCGGCGAGCGATCGGACGACGAGGGACTGGTCGTCGAGAACCCCGCCTTCGACGTCACGCCGCCGCGGTACGTCGACGCGATCGTCACCGAGCGGGGGCAGTTCCCGCCCGAAAGTATCGTGACGCTGATGCGGGACCTGTTCGGCGAGACGACCGGCGAGCCGTGGGAGCCGTAG